The region tataatagtttttatttagatgagcattctaccgaagatgctcgaatcatcaaaactaggtgttacattatgttgttactaggatcctttttatttcccgaaggtagtggttctagcatgcatattatgtacttacctttacttagacatatagatagaataggtagttatagttggggatccgcatgtctagcctatctctatagttctttgtgcaaaaactcccacaaagatacttctacattttctggatgtgctgttttgctacaagcatggggatggtcaagactaccgtctctagcaccggtcaataacaaccccttcacttttccatatgcaaaaaagtaagttgtttaaattgctatatctttacttccttccttacagtttattacccataactaatttattttaactttttggtgtagatggtcggcacgcggtatgaattacaaaagatgtccgagacactgtattactcaatatcgcaacctgttggatcaccttcgaccggcagacgtaagcaaaataattacattatttcttcatattatgttgactttttctacattcatttaaatcctattgtctttaacatttcagttcatttggcgtccataccttaatatggatcatgagcatcagatcaaccctgaagacgcagccgtatggacaacatgcacaccgataatacggttcacaacagtggagctgcacaacaccgatcgtgtgaagctgcagtttggtatggtccagaatatcccagatcccccagctagcctaggagaatggcatatgcgtaaagtgaacgaccaatggaactacaacccttggcaaaccttcgcaagatcagagtgtcgcaagtggaagcaccgtcatgaccatgtcttaactgacacagtcatgccaaatgaggtaaaaccaagtcgtacttatatggcttggtatagatcagttggatttcaattcatcgccgatgatatatacctctacgacccacgccagacaagttacacacaagaaggctcaacatctaacccccaacaacattctcagcccggttactcacaactacctatccgacaaactttccgttccacaaacacacaaacatacaaccaaaacatgccattcacccaaccccaaaaccaagaacatcccccataccaccaccaacaaatggaccatcaaccttcgaccgaacatcgcttcgcacccacaccatcaccctaccaaagtcgccttacccaaaacactaaccgccccatcacctaccgtagccaagaaccccaaacatcacaataccaaaacatcccacaaccatatctcttccaaacaccccaacaacctttccaacctttcctagacccatcattgtcactcatgtcccccttcaaccgtcctggtcgcccatccatgagtcaacc is a window of Lathyrus oleraceus cultivar Zhongwan6 chromosome 6, CAAS_Psat_ZW6_1.0, whole genome shotgun sequence DNA encoding:
- the LOC127095250 gene encoding protein MAIN-LIKE 2-like; the encoded protein is MDPMIQPYVELAGFGHLSKIMSWSIDNKFILALCERWRPETHTFWFPTGECTVTLEDVYMLLGLRIEGKAVNGKTNFPNSICMELLNTDLLDDNARGQGILLSRLKSYYNSFYLDEHSTEDARIIKTRCYIMLLLGSFLFPEGSGSSMHIMYLPLLRHIDRIGSYSWGSACLAYLYSSLCKNSHKDTSTFSGCAVLLQAWGWSRLPSLAPVNNNPFTFPYAKKWSARGMNYKRCPRHCITQYRNLLDHLRPADFIWRPYLNMDHEHQINPEDAAVWTTCTPIIRFTTVELHNTDRVKLQFGMVQNIPDPPASLGEWHMRKVNDQWNYNPWQTFARSECRKWKHRHDHVLTDTVMPNEVKPSRMFGLILFHFNSITILREAKGRTVHELILEEFRHDLFMQEVGLLPVFRRFFVSDTWRNERYIRFYWKLEAVGLFQRGVEQNFLGSEAESGSTICNVWVYAMTPWPNKNSSFYEIPFKSNFGFFYFHPYGCPDVTDTCA